The following proteins come from a genomic window of Amaranthus tricolor cultivar Red isolate AtriRed21 chromosome 14, ASM2621246v1, whole genome shotgun sequence:
- the LOC130799543 gene encoding thylakoid lumenal protein TL20.3, chloroplastic: MATSSLCLLPLKSSSVTIFSHKISNSSTPICQWYPKNPKNVLLSESKRLRAWVSTALAAAAVVSFSTTYPALADLNKFEAEMRGEFGIGSAAQYGSADLKKAVHVNENFRRANFTSADMRESDFSGSTFNGAYLEKAVAYKANFSGADLSDTLMDRMVLNEANLTNAVLVRSVLTRSDMAGAIIEGADFSDAVIDLPQKLALCKYASGTNPTTGVSTRVSLGCGNKRRNAYGSPSSPLLSAPPPQLLDRDGYCDPATGLCDAK; encoded by the exons atggcTACTTCTTCATTGTGCTTACTACCACTCAAATCAAGTAGTGTTACAATATTTTCCcataaaatttcaaattcttCAACTCCAATTTGTCAATGGTATCCCAAAAACCCCAAGAATGTACTATTATCAG AGTCAAAGAGATTAAGGGCATGGGTTTCAACAGCTTTAGCAGCTGCTGCAGTTGTGAGTTTCAGTACTACTTATCCTGCATTGGCTGATCTAAACAAGTTTGAAGCTGAAATGCGAGGCGAATTCGGGATTGGTTCTGCTGCTCAATATGGTTCTGCTGATCTTAA GAAAGCAGTTCATGTCAATGAAAATTTCAG AAGAGCGAATTTCACATCAGCAGATATGAGAGAATCAGATTTCAGTGGATCAACTTTTAATGGTGCATACCTTGAAAAAGCTGTTGCTTACAAAGCCAATTTCAGTG GTGCAGATTTGAGTGATACGCTTATGGATCGTATG GTGTTAAACGAAGCAAATCTAACGAATGCAGTCCTTGTAAGATCAGTTCTTACTCGAAGCGACATGGCAGGGGCTATCATTGAAGGTGCTGATTTTAGTGATGCTGTTATAGACCTTCCACAAAAACTG GCGCTTTGCAAGTATGCGAGTGGAACAAATCCTACAACGGGAGTAAGCACAAGGGTAAGCCTAGGTTGCGGAAACAAGAGAAGAAACGCGTATGGTAGCCCTTCTTCTCCTTTACTTAGTGCGCCCCCTCCACAACTACTTGATCGTGATGGTTACTGTGATCCTGCTACTGGTCTCTGTGATGCTAAGTAA